A portion of the Cyanobium sp. PCC 7001 genome contains these proteins:
- a CDS encoding HAD-IA family hydrolase codes for MPLRALLWDVDGTLAETERDGHRVAFNRAFREHELPIHWDADGYGRWLEISGGHERLRACLRACEGQEPAAARVQALQASKQRHYGRLVESGLLHLRPGVEALIGEAARAGLRQGVVTTSGRQALANLERALLANQTSAFAFRICGEDVACKKPDPEAYHLALARLALPADQVLVLEDSPQGLAAAVAAGLPCLLTLSHYSRGLPLAAFDAARAVVSDLGSSASVLRGPACQSGGITLSYLERLL; via the coding sequence ATGCCCCTGCGCGCCCTGCTCTGGGATGTGGATGGCACCCTGGCGGAGACGGAACGGGATGGGCACCGCGTGGCCTTCAACCGGGCGTTCCGCGAGCATGAGCTGCCCATTCACTGGGATGCGGATGGCTATGGCCGCTGGCTGGAGATCAGCGGCGGCCACGAGCGCCTGCGGGCCTGCCTGCGGGCCTGCGAGGGCCAGGAACCGGCGGCGGCGCGGGTGCAGGCGCTGCAGGCGAGCAAGCAGCGCCACTACGGCAGGCTCGTGGAGTCGGGCCTCCTGCACCTCCGGCCGGGGGTGGAGGCGCTGATCGGCGAGGCCGCCCGGGCAGGGCTGCGGCAGGGCGTGGTGACCACCAGCGGGCGGCAGGCCCTGGCCAACCTGGAGCGGGCGCTGCTGGCGAATCAGACCAGTGCCTTCGCCTTCAGGATCTGCGGCGAGGACGTGGCCTGCAAGAAGCCCGATCCGGAGGCCTACCACCTGGCCCTGGCGCGTCTCGCCCTGCCGGCGGACCAGGTGCTGGTGCTCGAGGACTCCCCCCAGGGCCTGGCGGCGGCGGTGGCGGCCGGGTTGCCCTGCCTGCTCACCCTGAGCCACTACAGCCGCGGGCTGCCGTTGGCGGCGTTCGATGCCGCCCGGGCCGTGGTCTCCGATCTCGGATCTTCCGCCTCGGTGCTGCGGGGGCCGGCTTGCCAGTCCGGTGGGATCACGCTCTCCTACCTGGAGCGGCTGCTGTGA
- a CDS encoding flavin prenyltransferase UbiX: MDPVVLAVSGASAQPLARRALQLLLEADEAVEMVTSRGAIGVWQAELGLRVPSEPEAQERFWRQETGCATGQLRCHRWNDQAAGIASGSFRTRGMVILPASMGTVGRIASGVALDLVERAADVHLKEGRPLVICPRETPWSLVHLRNLTALAEAGARIAPPVPAWYHQPRDIDDMVDFLVIRVFDVLGFELGELRRWRGPVQADRPEPGRGSGILSTES, translated from the coding sequence ATGGATCCGGTGGTTCTGGCCGTTTCCGGAGCCTCGGCTCAACCCCTGGCCCGCCGGGCCCTCCAGCTGCTGCTGGAGGCGGACGAAGCGGTGGAAATGGTCACGAGCCGCGGGGCGATCGGGGTCTGGCAGGCGGAACTCGGGCTGCGGGTGCCCAGCGAGCCGGAGGCGCAGGAGCGGTTCTGGCGCCAGGAGACCGGCTGCGCCACCGGCCAGCTGCGCTGCCATCGCTGGAACGACCAGGCCGCCGGCATCGCCAGCGGCAGCTTCCGCACCCGGGGGATGGTGATCCTGCCGGCCTCGATGGGAACGGTGGGGCGGATCGCCTCCGGGGTGGCCCTCGATCTGGTGGAGCGGGCCGCCGACGTGCATCTCAAGGAGGGGCGCCCCCTGGTGATCTGTCCCCGCGAAACGCCCTGGAGCCTGGTGCACCTCCGCAACCTCACCGCCCTCGCCGAGGCCGGAGCCCGCATCGCGCCCCCGGTGCCGGCCTGGTACCACCAGCCCCGCGACATCGACGACATGGTGGATTTCCTCGTGATCCGCGTCTTTGATGTGCTGGGGTTCGAGCTGGGCGAACTGCGGCGTTGGCGGGGCCCTGTCCAGGCGGATCGGCCCGAACCCGGCCGGGGTTCCGGCATCCTTTCCACCGAATCCTGA
- a CDS encoding DUF2996 domain-containing protein, whose translation MSEATNPAAGGGPEQAEASSPAKAAATKPPAKPAKPPAPEDQPFATFVPELLIPALSKEIQAYGGPAPELSFQQAPMPVIGNPCWMVVGVLPGERRFWLCFTEESLTAPKVVIVAEAGAEPSLVESFLIDERKITLALLVSRLVQRLNGQKWLGAN comes from the coding sequence GTGAGTGAGGCCACCAATCCAGCTGCGGGCGGCGGCCCAGAGCAGGCTGAAGCATCCAGCCCCGCCAAGGCGGCCGCGACCAAGCCCCCGGCCAAGCCGGCGAAACCGCCGGCCCCGGAGGACCAGCCCTTCGCCACCTTCGTGCCCGAGCTGCTGATCCCCGCCCTGAGCAAGGAGATCCAGGCCTACGGAGGCCCAGCTCCCGAGCTCTCCTTCCAGCAGGCACCGATGCCGGTGATCGGCAACCCCTGCTGGATGGTGGTGGGCGTGCTGCCGGGTGAGCGGCGCTTCTGGCTCTGCTTCACCGAGGAGAGCCTCACGGCGCCCAAGGTGGTGATCGTGGCTGAGGCGGGTGCGGAGCCGAGCCTTGTGGAATCGTTCCTGATCGACGAGCGTAAGATCACCCTGGCCCTGCTGGTGTCCCGGCTGGTGCAGCGGCTCAACGGGCAGAAGTGGCTCGGAGCCAACTGA
- the rpmF gene encoding 50S ribosomal protein L32, translated as MAVPKKKTSKGKRNQRHAHWKAKAATAAQKALSVGKAVLSGRAQGFVYPMDSDEEADD; from the coding sequence ATGGCTGTTCCCAAGAAGAAAACGTCGAAAGGGAAGCGCAACCAGCGCCATGCCCACTGGAAGGCCAAGGCGGCCACGGCGGCCCAGAAGGCCCTCTCCGTCGGCAAGGCCGTGCTGAGCGGCCGCGCCCAGGGCTTCGTGTATCCCATGGACAGCGACGAGGAAGCGGACGACTGA
- the psb30 gene encoding photosystem II reaction center protein Ycf12/Psb30, which yields MGIDFHLIANFGALALITLAGPAVIFILFYRRGAL from the coding sequence ATGGGCATCGATTTCCACCTGATCGCCAACTTCGGAGCCCTGGCCCTGATCACCCTGGCCGGCCCGGCCGTGATCTTCATTCTGTTCTACCGGCGCGGCGCCCTCTGA
- a CDS encoding YkgJ family cysteine cluster protein: MATSRTSHWQCIQGCGACCRLDPALRGEALEALSPDQRQRYVALVGEDGWCIHYDTGGRRCRIYDERPDFCHVENLVALFAAAPGPDDEPLQQDQLAIACCLQQIRTEYGGRGRVMRRFRQAIRRAP, encoded by the coding sequence GTGGCGACCAGCCGAACGTCCCATTGGCAGTGCATCCAGGGCTGCGGAGCCTGCTGCCGCCTCGATCCGGCCCTGCGGGGTGAGGCGCTCGAGGCCCTCAGCCCCGACCAGCGGCAGCGCTACGTCGCACTGGTGGGAGAGGACGGCTGGTGCATCCACTACGACACCGGCGGCCGCCGCTGCCGCATCTACGACGAGCGGCCCGACTTCTGCCATGTGGAGAACCTGGTCGCCCTGTTCGCCGCTGCTCCTGGCCCCGACGACGAGCCCCTGCAGCAGGACCAGCTGGCCATCGCCTGCTGCCTGCAGCAGATCCGCACCGAATACGGGGGACGTGGCAGGGTGATGCGTCGTTTTCGGCAGGCGATCCGCCGCGCACCATGA
- a CDS encoding TMEM165/GDT1 family protein, whose protein sequence is MSSAPQPTPAEPGPTAETSADTSAPPSPAAAGGSEAPAPRGWLVAFITTFTTVFLAELGDKTQLAALLLSAQSGRPLLVFLGASLALICSSLVGVLLGRWLARVMPAQQLERLAGGLMVALGLWLGRQAVLNLAPMPDLPPPA, encoded by the coding sequence ATGAGCAGCGCTCCCCAGCCCACGCCTGCCGAGCCAGGCCCGACTGCCGAAACCAGCGCCGACACCAGCGCGCCGCCCAGCCCCGCCGCCGCGGGCGGCAGCGAGGCGCCGGCACCACGGGGCTGGCTGGTGGCCTTCATCACCACCTTCACCACGGTGTTCCTGGCCGAGCTGGGCGACAAGACCCAGCTGGCGGCCCTGCTGCTGTCCGCCCAGTCCGGACGGCCGCTGCTGGTGTTCCTGGGCGCCTCCCTCGCCCTGATCTGCTCCAGCCTGGTGGGGGTCCTGCTGGGACGCTGGCTGGCCCGGGTGATGCCCGCCCAGCAGCTCGAACGGCTGGCCGGCGGTCTGATGGTGGCCCTGGGCCTGTGGCTGGGCCGCCAGGCCGTGCTGAACCTGGCGCCGATGCCGGACCTGCCCCCGCCGGCCTGA
- a CDS encoding chloride channel protein: MPRSPLHRRDLRSLGRLLGLGVVVGLACWPLNLVDDAQAFLQTRLPGFSGQPWSPWTVAIAASPLLVMPILLVLQAGRLGIGAGSGIPQTLRSLEEADQANRLLGAAPTTARLGLWTAASLALMPLGREGPVVHLGAAIAQALQRLFPRLLSGLRREHLVAIGAGAGLAGGFNSPLMGTLFVMEELTGSYSSTLVWPSLVACSAAALISNLDGIPLFPLGMVPATEPEWQQLLLSLPIGVGAGLLGGLFARILLVSSRWLKPRVLQRPWGWGLALGAGLALMALLSGGWSGGDGEPLMEQLLEGRGPLPVAGAPLGLVGWALVLAARVLAPVLALAAGVPGGLIDPAFTIGAVFGSGVLTALGGSAQLGVALGMAGGLAGATQLPLMTVLFSMRLAGDQQWLFGILMSAVIGAYAGRRLQGEPIYHALSDVHHDNQSDRQSESPAARA; this comes from the coding sequence ATGCCCCGTTCCCCCCTGCACCGCCGTGACCTGCGCAGCCTCGGCCGCCTGCTGGGACTGGGGGTGGTGGTGGGCCTGGCCTGCTGGCCGCTGAATCTGGTGGACGATGCCCAGGCCTTCCTGCAGACCAGGCTTCCCGGTTTCAGCGGTCAACCCTGGTCCCCGTGGACCGTCGCGATCGCCGCCTCACCGCTGCTGGTGATGCCGATCCTGCTGGTGCTTCAGGCGGGCCGGCTGGGGATCGGAGCCGGCTCCGGCATTCCCCAGACCCTGCGCAGCCTGGAGGAGGCGGATCAGGCCAACCGGCTGCTGGGGGCGGCCCCCACCACCGCCCGGCTGGGGCTCTGGACGGCGGCGAGCCTGGCCCTGATGCCCCTGGGACGGGAGGGTCCGGTGGTGCATCTGGGAGCCGCGATCGCCCAGGCTCTGCAGCGGCTCTTCCCCCGGCTGCTCTCCGGACTGCGCCGGGAGCACCTGGTGGCGATCGGCGCCGGTGCCGGACTGGCCGGCGGCTTCAACAGCCCGCTGATGGGCACCCTGTTCGTGATGGAGGAGCTCACCGGCAGCTACAGCAGCACCCTGGTGTGGCCATCGCTGGTGGCCTGCTCGGCGGCGGCCCTGATCAGCAACCTCGATGGCATTCCCCTCTTCCCCCTGGGCATGGTGCCCGCCACGGAGCCGGAATGGCAGCAGCTGCTGCTCTCCCTGCCGATCGGCGTTGGGGCCGGACTGCTGGGGGGGCTCTTCGCCAGGATCCTGCTGGTGTCGAGCCGCTGGCTGAAGCCGCGGGTGCTGCAACGGCCGTGGGGCTGGGGCCTGGCCCTTGGAGCTGGTCTGGCCCTGATGGCGCTGCTCAGCGGCGGCTGGAGCGGCGGGGACGGCGAGCCGCTGATGGAGCAACTGCTGGAGGGGCGGGGTCCGCTGCCGGTGGCCGGGGCTCCCCTGGGGCTGGTGGGCTGGGCGCTGGTGCTGGCGGCACGGGTGCTGGCGCCGGTGCTCGCCCTGGCGGCCGGTGTGCCGGGGGGCCTGATCGACCCTGCCTTCACCATCGGGGCGGTGTTCGGCAGCGGCGTGCTCACGGCCCTCGGCGGCAGCGCCCAGCTGGGGGTGGCGCTGGGGATGGCGGGTGGGCTGGCCGGCGCCACCCAGCTGCCGTTGATGACGGTGCTGTTCTCGATGCGCCTGGCGGGCGATCAGCAGTGGCTGTTCGGCATTCTCATGAGCGCCGTGATCGGGGCCTATGCCGGCCGCAGACTCCAGGGCGAGCCCATCTACCACGCCCTGTCCGATGTCCACCACGACAACCAGAGTGACAGGCAGAGCGAAAGCCCGGCGGCCCGGGCCTGA
- the recJ gene encoding single-stranded-DNA-specific exonuclease RecJ, which yields MARPPPLQPLLPPLHEQRWQLPAPLGPLADPGQLAALSPQQLPPLPSPLLAALARRGYGSREAVAALLQPPEAPEASLHFAALPLAVTRLERACRQGEAVAICGDYDADGMTSTALLLGVLERLGARPVAAIPSRMEEGYGLNAAMVERLEHQGVKLLVTVDNGIAATDALLRAEALAVEVIVTDHHSIPAQLPPLLALLHPQRTPEDSPFRGLAGVGLAYVLAAALCQAMGRPDALQMARDLFCIGTIADMAPLSGVNRRWLIDGLPRLGQSGLAGLQALQQVAGVEDRPLDAQAVGFQIAPRINAVGRLGDPALVVELLTTADPERALELAGQCEALNRQRRELCEAIEAEALALLEADGPQRPRFLLLAQGHWHHGVIGIVAARLVERLGLPAALLAGEGGGLMRASVRAPRGFAVDEALHHCADLLERHGGHPAAGGFTVRAEHVARLHERLDALAGDWLDRHGGGHPVEPEALLRLEQIDRDFLHHLQRLEPFGIGHPQPVFWSAGCRVKQQKLLRGGHLQLELSQGERSVRAMGWRWQGGADLPLWVDVAYRVKLDRWQGRERLQLELVGLRGSESPDGEREVRLQRRSRTYWCRRQGEGLVVRNAAGEELHSSSAPEHPYLRALLQDAATALGLSA from the coding sequence ATGGCCCGGCCCCCGCCGCTGCAGCCGTTGCTCCCCCCGCTCCACGAGCAACGCTGGCAGCTGCCCGCACCCCTGGGACCGCTGGCCGACCCCGGACAGCTGGCGGCACTCAGCCCCCAGCAGCTCCCCCCCCTGCCCTCCCCGCTGCTGGCGGCGCTGGCGCGCCGCGGCTACGGCAGCCGTGAGGCGGTCGCCGCGCTGCTGCAGCCGCCCGAGGCCCCCGAGGCGTCACTGCACTTCGCCGCCCTCCCTCTGGCCGTGACCCGGCTGGAGCGTGCCTGCCGCCAGGGGGAGGCCGTGGCGATCTGCGGCGACTACGACGCCGACGGCATGACCAGCACGGCGCTGCTGCTGGGTGTGCTCGAACGGCTCGGGGCGCGGCCCGTGGCGGCCATTCCCAGCCGCATGGAGGAGGGGTATGGCCTCAACGCCGCCATGGTGGAGCGGCTGGAGCACCAGGGCGTGAAGCTGCTGGTGACCGTGGACAACGGCATCGCCGCCACGGACGCCCTGCTCCGGGCAGAGGCCCTGGCGGTGGAGGTGATCGTGACCGATCACCACAGCATCCCGGCCCAGCTGCCGCCGCTGCTGGCCCTGCTGCACCCCCAGCGCACCCCGGAGGATTCGCCCTTCCGAGGCCTGGCCGGGGTGGGTCTGGCCTACGTGCTGGCGGCGGCCCTCTGCCAGGCAATGGGACGACCCGACGCCCTGCAGATGGCCCGCGACCTGTTCTGCATCGGCACCATCGCCGACATGGCCCCCCTCAGCGGTGTGAACCGGCGCTGGCTGATCGACGGGCTGCCCCGGCTGGGCCAGTCGGGCCTGGCGGGGCTTCAGGCCCTGCAGCAGGTGGCGGGCGTGGAGGATCGGCCCCTCGATGCCCAGGCCGTGGGCTTTCAGATCGCTCCACGGATCAACGCGGTGGGCCGCCTCGGCGATCCCGCCCTGGTGGTGGAACTGCTCACCACGGCAGATCCCGAGAGAGCCCTGGAGCTGGCGGGGCAGTGCGAGGCGCTCAACCGGCAGCGCCGGGAGCTGTGCGAAGCGATCGAAGCCGAAGCCCTTGCCCTGCTGGAGGCCGATGGACCGCAGCGGCCCCGCTTCCTCCTGCTGGCCCAGGGCCACTGGCACCATGGCGTGATCGGCATCGTGGCCGCCAGGCTGGTGGAGCGGCTGGGCCTGCCCGCCGCCCTCCTGGCCGGGGAAGGCGGGGGCCTGATGCGGGCCTCGGTGCGGGCGCCCCGCGGGTTCGCCGTGGACGAGGCCCTTCACCACTGCGCCGACCTGCTGGAGCGGCACGGCGGCCATCCGGCCGCCGGCGGCTTCACCGTGCGGGCCGAACACGTGGCGCGGCTGCACGAGCGCCTGGATGCGCTGGCCGGCGACTGGCTGGACCGCCACGGAGGAGGCCATCCGGTGGAACCCGAGGCACTGCTGCGGCTCGAGCAGATCGACCGGGACTTCCTGCACCACCTGCAGCGCCTGGAGCCGTTCGGCATCGGCCATCCCCAGCCGGTGTTCTGGAGCGCAGGCTGCCGGGTGAAGCAGCAGAAACTCCTGCGCGGCGGCCACCTGCAGCTGGAGCTGAGCCAGGGCGAGCGCAGCGTTCGGGCCATGGGCTGGCGCTGGCAGGGGGGCGCCGACCTGCCGCTCTGGGTGGATGTGGCCTATCGCGTCAAGCTCGACCGCTGGCAGGGCCGGGAACGGCTGCAGCTGGAGCTGGTGGGGCTGCGCGGCAGCGAGTCCCCCGATGGGGAGCGGGAGGTGCGGCTGCAGCGCCGATCCCGCACCTACTGGTGCCGGCGCCAGGGCGAGGGGCTGGTGGTGCGCAATGCCGCCGGTGAGGAACTGCACAGCAGCAGCGCCCCCGAGCATCCCTACCTGCGGGCTCTGCTGCAGGATGCCGCCACGGCCCTCGGTCTCAGCGCCTGA
- a CDS encoding DUF565 domain-containing protein: MTLRPLQPTRFQRLSDALTQAVFGSLRGSWRSRSVVMLALLLGFYAGGNITSYVLLVFPGGRPMVVLAAVLLLEVVVRLRGRLVREQPGLGWAVADNLRIGLVYAVVLEAFKLGT; this comes from the coding sequence GTGACCCTGCGCCCCCTGCAGCCCACGCGCTTCCAACGGCTCAGCGACGCCCTGACCCAGGCTGTCTTCGGATCGCTGCGGGGCAGCTGGCGATCCCGCAGCGTGGTGATGCTGGCGCTGCTGCTGGGCTTCTACGCCGGAGGCAACATCACCAGTTATGTGCTGCTGGTGTTCCCGGGCGGGCGCCCGATGGTCGTGCTGGCGGCCGTGCTGCTGCTCGAGGTGGTGGTGCGGCTGCGGGGCCGACTGGTGCGGGAGCAGCCGGGCCTGGGCTGGGCGGTGGCGGACAACCTCAGGATCGGGCTGGTGTACGCGGTGGTGCTCGAAGCCTTCAAGCTGGGCACCTGA
- a CDS encoding TMEM165/GDT1 family protein has translation MDLALLASTFATVFLAELGDKTQLAIVTISGTSSRPGAVFAGSSAALVLASLLGAAAGGSLSTVIPTNTLQLAASVGFLVLGLRLLLMARAEEDTAARETANLMGSAGSTADDQSVP, from the coding sequence ATGGACCTCGCCCTGCTGGCCTCCACGTTCGCCACGGTGTTTCTGGCCGAGCTGGGTGACAAGACCCAGCTGGCCATCGTGACCATCAGCGGCACCTCCAGCCGCCCAGGGGCCGTGTTCGCCGGCAGTTCCGCGGCCCTGGTGCTGGCCAGCCTGCTGGGGGCCGCCGCCGGCGGGTCCCTCTCGACCGTGATCCCCACCAACACCCTGCAGCTGGCCGCATCGGTGGGGTTTCTGGTGCTGGGCCTGCGGCTCCTGCTCATGGCCCGCGCCGAGGAGGACACCGCAGCCCGGGAAACGGCGAACCTGATGGGCAGCGCGGGCAGCACCGCGGACGATCAGAGCGTCCCTTGA
- the acsF gene encoding magnesium-protoporphyrin IX monomethyl ester (oxidative) cyclase, which yields MVPPTAVANPAAPGSSLDGAQTIGTPESPAIKDPVKDTILTPRFYTTDFEAMAAMDLRPNEVELEAICEEFRKDYNRHHFVRNGEFEGAADKLDPETRRVFVEFLEQSCTSEFSGFLLYKELSRRIKEKNPLLAECFAHMARDEARHAGFLNKSMADFGLQLDLGFLTANKAYTYFKPKFIFYATYLSEKIGYWRYIAIYRHLEKNPESKIFPIFNFFENWCQDENRHGDFFDALMKAQPDTVRGLQARLWCRFFLLAVFATMYVRDVARKEFYEALGLDARTYDRYVIDKTNETSARVFPVVLDVHNPKFWERLERLVTNNAALTEADQSGAPAAVRALRKLPYWIGNAAEMAKLFLMKPIRSDRFQPAVR from the coding sequence ATGGTGCCTCCAACCGCTGTCGCCAACCCCGCCGCTCCCGGCTCCAGCCTGGACGGGGCTCAGACCATCGGCACCCCGGAGTCCCCCGCCATCAAGGATCCGGTTAAGGACACCATCCTCACGCCGCGGTTCTACACCACCGACTTCGAGGCGATGGCGGCCATGGATCTCCGCCCCAACGAAGTGGAGCTGGAGGCCATCTGCGAGGAATTCCGCAAGGACTACAACCGCCACCACTTCGTGCGGAATGGGGAATTCGAAGGAGCGGCCGACAAGCTGGATCCCGAGACCCGCCGGGTCTTCGTGGAATTCCTGGAGCAGAGCTGCACATCGGAATTCTCCGGCTTCCTCCTCTACAAGGAACTGAGCCGTCGCATCAAGGAGAAGAATCCGCTTCTGGCTGAGTGCTTCGCCCACATGGCCCGGGATGAAGCCCGCCATGCCGGCTTCCTCAACAAGTCCATGGCCGATTTCGGGCTCCAGCTCGACCTGGGCTTCCTCACGGCCAACAAGGCCTACACCTACTTCAAGCCCAAGTTCATCTTCTACGCCACCTATCTGAGCGAAAAGATCGGCTATTGGCGCTACATCGCCATCTACAGGCACCTGGAGAAGAATCCTGAAAGCAAGATCTTCCCGATCTTCAATTTCTTTGAGAACTGGTGTCAGGATGAGAACCGCCACGGCGATTTCTTCGACGCCCTGATGAAGGCCCAGCCCGACACGGTGCGCGGCCTGCAGGCTCGTCTCTGGTGCCGTTTCTTCCTGCTGGCGGTGTTCGCCACCATGTACGTGCGCGATGTGGCCCGCAAGGAGTTCTACGAAGCCCTCGGCCTCGACGCCCGCACCTACGACCGCTACGTGATCGACAAGACCAACGAGACCTCCGCCCGGGTGTTCCCGGTGGTGCTGGATGTGCACAATCCCAAGTTCTGGGAGCGGCTGGAGCGGCTGGTGACCAACAACGCCGCCCTCACCGAGGCTGACCAAAGCGGCGCTCCCGCTGCCGTCAGGGCCCTGCGCAAGCTGCCCTACTGGATCGGCAATGCCGCCGAGATGGCGAAGCTGTTCCTGATGAAGCCCATCCGCAGCGACCGCTTTCAGCCCGCCGTGCGCTGA
- a CDS encoding RNB domain-containing ribonuclease — protein MKFTVADLLDQLPAGEPLPIAKLQKALGLSGTDDKTTLQIGLEALGKLGLVAHSDDGIQRCDVPELIPARLRCSSKGFCFALREDGGEDIYIRDHQLNHAWNGDRVLVKVTREGGRRRSPEGGVQCILERHTTSLLAQVEHQREQLVALPLDDRLLTAVQLPESDGEYLDPEHNSVVEVAIDRYPVAQFAPQGHVARRLPIHGGEAADLDLVLTKHRLNQRPAAPRASLRSPESKDRTDLTGQNALLLRGWQSKEAPDLAAVCLEAREEGWTLWVHAPAVAERLPFGGSLDQWLRDQAEAHCVGRQWLPLLSPALGKAMGWTTGEPQAALSVALELSATGTLEHYRFCRSLVKPVAEVDGAALAALAERKPKSRTTPAALKPLKAHLEQLEQLLSLTALLRERRLERGSIDLQLPMPPIESLGDLAVPPPDAATQGWMVQLPAHAPMAVLREALLLADRALGEHLAALQLPAIFAVNPPAEASDLNDVAKAALALEIPLELGEEGHASAGELAAAFAATDRCRPLQQQLRAVLKPVSLATETGEHAVAGVTGEEPALAPWCCPGLHYADIWNQHLLTLLLTEGKDRPSVRHKIGVDLASDACHGAIDWPLLPNSAIAPFQEGLAHGLVQRLNGRRRFGTELEGDLLAMAQARQAEPLVGQVLPGIISGVQSYGFFVEVPPSNVEGLVHVSSLKDDWYEYRSRQNRLVGRKNRRTYMLGDAVEVEIQKVDALRHQIDLAVQLPEGYDELAGDNDAPSTADDTFTPVAVLNEA, from the coding sequence ATGAAGTTCACGGTCGCCGACCTGCTCGACCAGCTTCCCGCCGGGGAACCTCTGCCGATCGCCAAACTGCAGAAGGCCCTCGGCCTGAGCGGCACGGACGACAAGACCACCCTGCAGATCGGCCTGGAGGCGCTCGGCAAGCTCGGCCTGGTCGCCCACTCCGACGACGGCATCCAGCGCTGCGACGTCCCGGAACTGATCCCGGCCCGGCTGCGCTGTTCGAGCAAGGGCTTCTGCTTCGCCCTGCGGGAGGACGGCGGCGAGGACATCTACATCCGCGACCACCAGCTCAACCACGCCTGGAACGGCGACCGGGTGCTGGTGAAGGTGACGCGGGAAGGGGGCCGGCGCCGCTCGCCGGAAGGGGGCGTGCAGTGCATCCTCGAGCGCCACACCACCTCGCTGCTCGCCCAGGTGGAACACCAGCGGGAACAGCTGGTGGCCCTGCCGCTGGACGATCGCCTGCTCACCGCGGTGCAGCTGCCCGAATCCGACGGGGAGTATCTCGATCCCGAGCACAACTCCGTGGTGGAGGTGGCGATCGACCGCTACCCCGTGGCCCAGTTCGCTCCCCAGGGGCATGTGGCCCGGCGCCTGCCGATCCACGGCGGTGAGGCGGCCGACCTGGATCTGGTGCTCACCAAGCACCGGCTGAACCAGCGGCCCGCGGCGCCCAGGGCCAGCCTCCGCAGCCCCGAGAGCAAGGACCGCACCGACCTCACCGGTCAGAACGCCCTGCTGCTCCGGGGTTGGCAGAGCAAGGAGGCGCCGGACCTGGCCGCCGTCTGCCTGGAGGCCCGCGAGGAGGGATGGACGCTGTGGGTCCATGCCCCGGCCGTGGCCGAACGGCTCCCCTTCGGCGGCAGCCTCGACCAATGGCTGCGCGATCAGGCCGAAGCCCACTGCGTCGGCCGGCAGTGGCTGCCCCTGCTCAGTCCGGCCCTGGGCAAGGCCATGGGCTGGACAACGGGCGAGCCGCAGGCCGCCCTCTCGGTGGCCCTCGAGCTCAGCGCCACCGGGACGCTGGAGCACTACCGCTTCTGCCGGTCGCTGGTGAAACCCGTGGCCGAGGTCGACGGCGCCGCCCTCGCCGCCCTGGCCGAGCGCAAGCCCAAGAGCCGCACCACGCCGGCGGCCCTCAAGCCGCTCAAAGCCCACCTCGAACAGCTGGAGCAGCTGCTCAGCCTCACCGCTCTGCTGCGCGAGCGGCGGCTGGAGCGGGGCTCGATCGATCTGCAGCTGCCGATGCCTCCCATCGAGAGCCTCGGAGATCTGGCAGTGCCCCCGCCGGATGCGGCCACGCAGGGCTGGATGGTGCAGCTGCCGGCCCACGCGCCGATGGCCGTTCTGCGGGAGGCCCTGCTGCTCGCCGATCGCGCCCTCGGAGAACACCTCGCCGCCCTGCAGCTGCCGGCGATCTTCGCGGTGAACCCTCCGGCCGAGGCTTCCGATCTCAACGATGTGGCCAAGGCGGCCCTCGCCCTGGAGATCCCCCTGGAGCTGGGCGAGGAGGGTCACGCCAGTGCCGGGGAACTCGCGGCCGCCTTTGCCGCCACCGATCGCTGCCGGCCCCTGCAGCAACAGCTCAGGGCCGTGCTGAAGCCCGTGAGCCTGGCCACTGAAACCGGCGAACACGCCGTGGCCGGCGTGACCGGGGAGGAGCCAGCCCTGGCGCCCTGGTGCTGCCCCGGCCTGCACTACGCCGACATCTGGAACCAGCACCTGCTCACCCTGCTGCTCACCGAGGGCAAGGACCGGCCCAGCGTGCGCCACAAGATCGGAGTGGACCTGGCCTCCGACGCCTGCCACGGGGCCATTGACTGGCCGCTGCTGCCGAACAGTGCCATCGCCCCCTTCCAGGAGGGGTTGGCCCACGGTCTGGTGCAGCGCCTGAACGGCAGGCGGCGGTTCGGGACCGAACTGGAGGGCGACCTGCTGGCCATGGCCCAGGCCCGCCAGGCCGAGCCCCTGGTGGGCCAGGTGCTGCCGGGCATCATCAGTGGCGTGCAGAGCTACGGCTTCTTCGTGGAGGTGCCGCCCTCCAACGTGGAGGGGCTGGTGCACGTGAGCTCGCTCAAGGACGACTGGTACGAGTACCGCTCCCGCCAGAACCGCCTGGTGGGCCGCAAGAACCGTCGCACCTACATGCTCGGGGATGCGGTGGAGGTGGAGATCCAGAAGGTGGATGCGCTGCGGCACCAGATCGACCTGGCCGTGCAGCTGCCGGAGGGTTACGACGAACTGGCCGGCGACAACGACGCCCCGTCCACCGCAGACGACACCTTCACGCCCGTCGCCGTGCTCAACGAGGCCTGA